One Lemur catta isolate mLemCat1 chromosome 15, mLemCat1.pri, whole genome shotgun sequence genomic window carries:
- the SLC35B1 gene encoding solute carrier family 35 member B1 isoform X2 — MCDQCCVCQDLVDRTRSWLYAACSVSYVGAMVSSNSALQFVNYPTQVLGKSCKPIPVMLLGVTLLRKKYPLAKYLCVLLIVAGVALFMYKPKKVVGMEEHTVGYGELLLLLSLTLDGLTGVSQDHMRAHYQTGSNHMMLNVNLWSTLLLGAGILFTGEFWEFLTFAERYPSIIYNILLFGLTSALGQNFIFMTVVYFGPLTCSIITTTRKFFTILASVILFANPISSMQWVGTVLVFLGLGLDAKFGKGAKKTSH; from the exons ATGTGTGATCAATGCTGTGTTTGCCAAGATCT GGTGGATCGAACTCGGAGCTGGCTCTATGCTGCCTGTTCTGTCTCCTATGTGGGTGCCATGGTCTCCAGCAACTCAGCACTACAGTTTGTCAACTACCCAACTCAG GTCCTTGGTAAATCCTGCAAGCCAATCCCAG TCATGCTCCTTGGGGTGACCCTCTTGAGGAAGAAATACCCACTGGCCAAGTACTTGTGTGTGTTGCTAATTGTGGCTGGAGTGGCCCTTTTCATGTACAAACCCAAGAAAGTAGTTGGGATGGAAGAACACACAGTCGGCTATGGAGAGCTACTCCTG CTGTTGTCTCTGACCCTGGATGGACTAACAGGTGTTTCCCAGGACCACATGCGGGCTCATTACCAAACAGGCTCCAACCACATGATGTTGAACGTCAACCTTTGGTCAACATTGCTGCTGGGAGCTG GGATCCTGTTCACTGGGGAGTTCTGGGAGTTCTTGACCTTTGCTGAGCGGTACCCTTCCATCATCTATAACATCCTGCTCTTCGGCCTGACTAGTGCCCTGGGTCAG aACTTCATTTTCATGACGGTTGTGTATTTCGGTCCCTTGACCTGCTCCATCATCACCACAACTCGAAAGTTCTTCACCATCTTGGCCTCTGTGATCCTCTTTGCCAACCCCATCAGCTCCATGCAGTGGGTGGGCACTGTGCTTGTGTTCCTGG GTCTTGGTCTTGATGCCAAGTTTGGGAAAGGAGCCAAGAAGACATCCCACTAG
- the FAM117A gene encoding protein FAM117A isoform X2, whose protein sequence is MPLASPQPCGRASHEEHKGALEDLASTPNDKASSPGHPAFLEDGSPSPVLAFAASPRPNHSYVFKREPPEGCERVRVFEEATSPGPDLAFLTSCPDKNKVHFNPTGSAFCPVSLMKPLFPSMGFIFRNCPSSPGSPLPPASPRPPPRKDPEASKTSPLPFEPWQRTPPSEEPVLFQSSLVV, encoded by the exons ATGCCCCTGGCATCCCCCCAGCCTTGTGGCCGGGCCAGCCATGAGGAACACAAGGGTGCCTTGGAGGACCTGGCATCCACCCCCAACGACAAAG CCTCCTCTCCAGGCCACCCGGCCTTCCTTGAAGATGGCAGCCCATCTCCAGTCCTTGCCTTTGCTGCCTCCCCTCGGCCTAATCACAGCTATGTCTTCAAACGGGAGCCCCCAGAAGGCTGTGAGAGAGTGCGTGTGTTTGAAGAGGCCAC GTCCCCAGGTCCTGACCTGGCCTTCCTGACTTCCTGTCCTGACAAGAACAAAGTCCATTTCAACCCGACTGGCTCGGCCTTCTGCCCCGTCAGCTTGATGAAGCCCCTTTTCCCCAGCATGGGCTTCATCTTCCGAAACTGCCCCTCAAGCCCaggctctccccttccccctgccagccccaggccaCCACCTCGGAAGGATCCAGAGGCTTCCAAGACCTCTCCGCTGCCATTCGAGCCATGGCAGCGCACCCCACCATCAGAAGAGCCTGTGCTCTTCCAGAGCTCCCTGGTGGTCTGA
- the SLC35B1 gene encoding solute carrier family 35 member B1 isoform X1, with protein sequence MRPLPPVGDVRLELSPPPPLPLPAVSGSPVSSSGRLMASSSSLVPDRLRLPLCFLGVFVCYFYYGILQEKITRGKYGEGGKQETFTFALTLVFIQCVINAVFAKILIQFFDTARVDRTRSWLYAACSVSYVGAMVSSNSALQFVNYPTQVLGKSCKPIPVMLLGVTLLRKKYPLAKYLCVLLIVAGVALFMYKPKKVVGMEEHTVGYGELLLLLSLTLDGLTGVSQDHMRAHYQTGSNHMMLNVNLWSTLLLGAGILFTGEFWEFLTFAERYPSIIYNILLFGLTSALGQNFIFMTVVYFGPLTCSIITTTRKFFTILASVILFANPISSMQWVGTVLVFLGLGLDAKFGKGAKKTSH encoded by the exons ATGAGGCCCCTGCCGCCGGTCGGCGATGTCCGGCTGGAGCTGTCCcccccgccgccgctgccgctgccgGCTGTGAGCGGGTCTCCAGTCAGCTCGTCCGGTCGTCTCATGGCCTCTAGCAGCTCCCTGGTGCCCGACCGGCTGCGCCTGCCACTCTGCTTCCTGGGCGTCTTTGTCTGCTATTTCTACTATGGGATCCTGCAGGAAAAGAT AACAAGAGGAAAGTATGGAGAGGGAGGCAAGCAGGAGACGTTCACTTTTGCCTTAACTTTGGTCTTTATCCAATGTGTGATCAATGCTGTGTTTGCCAAGATCT TGATCCAGTTTTTTGACACTGCCAGGGTGGATCGAACTCGGAGCTGGCTCTATGCTGCCTGTTCTGTCTCCTATGTGGGTGCCATGGTCTCCAGCAACTCAGCACTACAGTTTGTCAACTACCCAACTCAG GTCCTTGGTAAATCCTGCAAGCCAATCCCAG TCATGCTCCTTGGGGTGACCCTCTTGAGGAAGAAATACCCACTGGCCAAGTACTTGTGTGTGTTGCTAATTGTGGCTGGAGTGGCCCTTTTCATGTACAAACCCAAGAAAGTAGTTGGGATGGAAGAACACACAGTCGGCTATGGAGAGCTACTCCTG CTGTTGTCTCTGACCCTGGATGGACTAACAGGTGTTTCCCAGGACCACATGCGGGCTCATTACCAAACAGGCTCCAACCACATGATGTTGAACGTCAACCTTTGGTCAACATTGCTGCTGGGAGCTG GGATCCTGTTCACTGGGGAGTTCTGGGAGTTCTTGACCTTTGCTGAGCGGTACCCTTCCATCATCTATAACATCCTGCTCTTCGGCCTGACTAGTGCCCTGGGTCAG aACTTCATTTTCATGACGGTTGTGTATTTCGGTCCCTTGACCTGCTCCATCATCACCACAACTCGAAAGTTCTTCACCATCTTGGCCTCTGTGATCCTCTTTGCCAACCCCATCAGCTCCATGCAGTGGGTGGGCACTGTGCTTGTGTTCCTGG GTCTTGGTCTTGATGCCAAGTTTGGGAAAGGAGCCAAGAAGACATCCCACTAG